A portion of the Deinococcus peraridilitoris DSM 19664 genome contains these proteins:
- a CDS encoding LEA type 2 family protein has protein sequence MPALLPRLAAPLLAVPLLLAACAPRQAIVQVPTFQTESVRLQSLTLPGGGSPATATLSLMLRVQNPNPYPVRLARAGGHFFLEGQNVGAVELPNIDLPANGEARQQALLSLPITLANLGQFVRVGRGEAVSYRIDGNFTVDAGLFGKPNFGPYTLSQGVLRQPRILP, from the coding sequence ATGCCAGCCCTGTTGCCCCGACTTGCCGCTCCCCTGCTCGCCGTCCCGTTGCTGCTGGCCGCCTGCGCACCCCGCCAGGCCATCGTGCAGGTACCGACGTTTCAGACTGAAAGCGTCCGATTGCAAAGCCTGACCCTGCCAGGCGGCGGATCACCGGCCACGGCCACGCTGTCCTTGATGCTGCGCGTGCAGAACCCCAATCCGTATCCGGTGCGCCTGGCGCGGGCCGGGGGCCACTTCTTCCTGGAAGGCCAGAACGTGGGCGCAGTCGAGCTCCCCAACATCGATCTGCCTGCCAATGGTGAAGCGCGCCAGCAGGCGCTGCTGAGCCTGCCGATCACGCTCGCCAACCTGGGCCAGTTCGTGCGGGTCGGACGGGGCGAGGCCGTCAGCTACCGCATCGACGGAAACTTTACCGTGGACGCCGGCCTGTTCGGCAAGCCAAACTTCGGTCCTTACACCCTGTCGCAGGGTGTCCTCCGCCAACCCCGAATCCTGCCCTGA
- a CDS encoding amidase has protein sequence MHTDPLGIWAHRPSEPLRARAPGPLSGLTFSAKDLYGIPGWPLRAGTQAPLPNVGESLLVRQLLERGADLIGSTQLHEVALGIIGFNAFGGTRNPLDPARIAGGSSGGAAASVALGEVDFALGTDTGGSIRVPASFCGVVGFKPTFGLYSTEGVLPLSQTCDHAGPLARTVGVIARVHEAVTGQAASTASWQGQRVGLWNVPHWTTPTTWAQVVGFAERLRTQGASVELFEFPDVLDVYTPIVLAEGARVHADALAGDEPGFAPRTLELLRRGQTLTHDEVRAAHQQRASLRGHLDALFQAYDVLLAPAVPDVAPLIDQEQLTLGNLTVPVRQAVLRLTAPWSLLGTPVLALPQSQGQLSTGVQLIMPWGADAALLSLGLACEAGA, from the coding sequence ATGCACACCGATCCACTAGGCATCTGGGCGCACCGCCCGAGTGAACCCCTTCGCGCCCGTGCGCCGGGGCCACTTTCGGGACTCACCTTCAGCGCCAAGGACCTGTACGGTATTCCTGGCTGGCCGCTGCGCGCCGGGACCCAGGCGCCCCTGCCGAACGTGGGGGAAAGCCTGCTGGTCCGGCAACTGCTGGAGCGCGGCGCGGACCTGATTGGCTCCACGCAGTTGCACGAAGTGGCACTGGGCATCATCGGCTTCAACGCCTTTGGAGGAACGCGCAATCCGCTCGATCCGGCGAGAATTGCCGGCGGCTCCAGCGGTGGAGCCGCGGCGTCGGTTGCGCTGGGCGAGGTGGATTTTGCCCTGGGTACCGATACGGGCGGCTCGATTCGCGTACCTGCCAGCTTCTGCGGTGTAGTCGGCTTCAAACCCACCTTCGGCCTCTACTCCACCGAGGGGGTGCTGCCGCTGAGCCAGACCTGCGACCATGCCGGCCCACTGGCCAGAACCGTCGGCGTGATCGCGCGTGTGCACGAAGCCGTCACGGGTCAGGCTGCCAGCACCGCAAGTTGGCAGGGCCAGCGGGTGGGCCTGTGGAATGTGCCTCACTGGACCACGCCCACAACCTGGGCCCAGGTCGTGGGCTTTGCCGAGCGTTTGCGCACACAGGGCGCCTCGGTCGAACTCTTCGAGTTTCCTGACGTTCTGGACGTTTACACCCCGATCGTGCTTGCAGAAGGCGCACGGGTCCACGCTGACGCCCTCGCAGGCGACGAACCGGGCTTTGCCCCGCGCACCCTCGAATTGCTGCGGCGTGGCCAGACCCTGACACACGACGAGGTTCGGGCCGCCCATCAGCAAAGAGCGTCACTCCGTGGGCACCTCGACGCCCTCTTTCAAGCCTATGACGTCCTGCTGGCGCCCGCCGTTCCGGATGTCGCGCCGCTGATCGACCAGGAACAACTCACGCTGGGCAACCTGACTGTCCCGGTTCGGCAGGCTGTGTTGCGCCTCACCGCGCCCTGGAGCCTGCTGGGCACCCCGGTGCTGGCGCTGCCGCAGTCCCAGGGCCAACTCTCGACCGGAGTACAGCTCATCATGCCCTGGGGCGCCGATGCGGCGCTGCTCTCGCTCGGTCTGGCGTGCGAGGCTGGAGCGTGA
- a CDS encoding alpha/beta fold hydrolase, producing MSATHEVNRNEAHLAARNVWLTVQGVRTYARVQGSGPPLVIVPGLGCSHVCYTALQSALAPYFEVWAYDAPGHGYTRAAPNRFTTVESLTEQLAAWLVAHGLTNATLLGHSLGGQVLLHLAARHPQLTPRLVLSAPTGLQPLMPVAQQVWRVFLDGFRDRRYYVWRLTQSYLIAGPRRVIRLYRDLRHAGTDALPPQVQAPTLVLQGEADEVVRSRALRRLACRLPRGQLVCIEHGPHALIDKYPVTVTELVREFARVH from the coding sequence TTGTCCGCAACACACGAAGTGAACCGCAATGAAGCGCACCTGGCCGCGCGCAACGTCTGGCTGACAGTGCAGGGTGTCCGGACCTACGCACGCGTGCAGGGCAGCGGCCCTCCGTTGGTGATCGTTCCTGGCCTGGGTTGCAGCCACGTGTGTTACACCGCCCTGCAGTCGGCACTGGCACCTTATTTCGAGGTGTGGGCCTATGACGCACCGGGGCATGGGTACACCCGCGCTGCGCCCAACAGATTCACGACGGTCGAGAGTCTGACCGAGCAGCTGGCCGCCTGGCTGGTCGCCCATGGACTGACCAACGCGACCCTGCTCGGTCATTCGCTGGGGGGTCAGGTGCTGCTTCACTTGGCAGCCCGGCATCCACAACTCACGCCACGGCTGGTGCTCAGCGCACCCACCGGCCTGCAACCTCTGATGCCGGTCGCCCAGCAGGTATGGAGGGTGTTCCTCGATGGGTTCAGGGACCGCCGCTACTACGTCTGGCGCCTCACGCAGTCCTACCTGATCGCCGGACCGCGCCGCGTTATCCGCCTGTACCGCGACCTGCGTCATGCCGGCACCGACGCCCTGCCGCCACAAGTGCAGGCGCCCACGCTGGTCTTGCAGGGCGAAGCGGACGAGGTGGTGCGCAGCCGGGCGCTTCGGCGCCTCGCGTGCCGCTTGCCGCGAGGTCAGCTGGTCTGCATCGAACACGGCCCACACGCCCTGATCGACAAGTATCCGGTGACCGTGACCGAGCTGGTCCGCGAATTTGCGCGAGTGCACTGA
- a CDS encoding uracil-DNA glycosylase codes for MKLEMLAQEARDCPACRLASSRTQVVFHDGVPGAALLIVGEGPGADEDRTGRPFVGRAGVLLDRILAAVELGRQDVYITNIVKCRPPGNHTPEQDEIAACQRWLRPQLELLRPKVILTLGNTPTRHLLDTRQGITSLRGRWHRYRHPPERTSGSSWEAWLMPMFHPAYLLRNDSRAPGGPKSLTWRDIREVKAVLDGRLDPARERRAQGAP; via the coding sequence ATGAAGCTCGAAATGCTCGCGCAGGAAGCGCGGGACTGTCCGGCCTGCCGGCTTGCCAGTTCGCGCACCCAGGTGGTCTTTCACGACGGTGTCCCCGGCGCGGCGCTGCTGATCGTCGGAGAAGGCCCCGGCGCCGATGAGGACCGGACAGGACGGCCCTTCGTCGGGCGCGCCGGGGTCCTCCTCGACCGCATTCTGGCAGCAGTAGAGTTGGGTCGGCAGGACGTATACATCACCAACATCGTCAAATGCCGTCCTCCGGGCAACCACACGCCCGAACAAGACGAAATCGCCGCCTGTCAGCGCTGGCTGAGACCTCAGCTTGAATTGTTACGCCCAAAAGTGATCCTGACGCTCGGAAACACACCGACCCGGCACCTTCTCGATACCCGGCAAGGCATCACCAGCCTCCGTGGTCGCTGGCACCGCTACCGGCACCCTCCCGAGCGTACGTCCGGGTCCTCGTGGGAAGCATGGCTGATGCCAATGTTTCACCCCGCGTACCTGCTGCGCAACGACTCCCGCGCGCCCGGCGGTCCCAAAAGCCTGACCTGGCGTGACATTCGGGAGGTAAAAGCAGTCCTGGACGGGCGACTCGACCCCGCCCGGGAGAGGCGGGCGCAGGGCGCTCCCTGA
- the aat gene encoding leucyl/phenylalanyl-tRNA--protein transferase, translated as MKSKADRPDLMAVRDILTGYASGAFLMDNGDGLQWYTSKRRALVPLDERFHVPSSLRRAMHKFEIRLNTDFEGVVAGCAAREETWISDELRAVYRALHRAGFAHSFETWQDGRLAGGVLGITLGGAFIGESMFHVVTDASKVALVRLVGHLRTRGFILFDAQIQNPHLARFGTFEVGERQYAELLQKALSVSAHLNSKVGDA; from the coding sequence ATGAAGAGCAAAGCGGACCGTCCGGACCTCATGGCCGTGCGGGACATTCTCACCGGTTACGCGTCGGGCGCGTTCCTGATGGACAACGGTGACGGGCTGCAGTGGTACACCTCCAAACGGCGGGCCCTGGTGCCACTCGACGAGCGCTTTCATGTTCCCAGCTCGCTGCGTCGTGCCATGCACAAGTTCGAGATTCGCCTGAACACCGACTTCGAGGGTGTGGTCGCAGGCTGCGCCGCCCGCGAGGAAACCTGGATCTCCGACGAGTTGCGCGCCGTCTATCGCGCGCTTCACCGTGCGGGATTCGCGCACAGCTTCGAAACCTGGCAAGACGGGCGCCTGGCGGGCGGCGTCCTGGGAATCACGCTGGGCGGTGCGTTTATTGGCGAGAGCATGTTTCACGTGGTGACGGACGCCAGCAAGGTCGCGCTGGTCCGTCTGGTCGGGCATCTGCGGACGCGCGGCTTCATCCTGTTCGATGCGCAGATTCAAAATCCTCACCTGGCGCGCTTCGGAACCTTCGAGGTCGGCGAGAGGCAGTACGCGGAGCTGTTGCAAAAGGCCCTGAGTGTTTCCGCGCACTTGAACTCCAAGGTGGGTGATGCCTAA
- a CDS encoding peptidoglycan DD-metalloendopeptidase family protein: MKRRVPVLVQTSALLLALTSGVTSAYTVQKGDTLYSLARREGVTVEALVQLNRLADTTLSVGQELVLPSEQKAQQIAGVKVLAPVMLKEGDIFTLRLTGERSAEARVRFLSEVNEDVRSPAEDLAPFGAAGEYVVLGRVVLGQRRPLTYEVRLGDERITGSVPVSSRGLKVQNLNLAPEIAARRQDPKRVEEEALVEKAYARRTPQAWSRPFLGVPGVRVVTSQFGQPRRYTKDEELKYHYGTDYAAPTGSPVQALNDGTVVVAGMYPARGGLVAIDHGAGVVSMYFHQSKLQVKVGDQVTRGQIIGQVGSTGISNGPHLHLEVRVRGEAVNPAALFNRMLP, from the coding sequence ATGAAGCGCCGCGTTCCCGTCCTCGTCCAGACCTCGGCCCTGCTCCTTGCCCTCACCTCGGGTGTCACCTCTGCGTACACCGTTCAGAAAGGCGACACCCTCTACAGCCTGGCCCGACGCGAAGGTGTCACGGTCGAAGCGCTCGTGCAGCTCAACCGTCTTGCCGATACCACCCTCTCTGTCGGGCAGGAACTGGTGCTGCCCAGCGAGCAGAAAGCCCAGCAGATTGCGGGCGTGAAAGTGCTGGCCCCGGTGATGCTGAAAGAAGGCGACATCTTCACCCTGCGCCTGACCGGAGAGCGCAGCGCCGAGGCGCGCGTGCGTTTTCTGAGCGAGGTGAACGAGGACGTTCGCTCGCCCGCCGAGGACCTCGCCCCGTTCGGCGCCGCCGGAGAGTACGTGGTGCTGGGCCGCGTGGTGCTGGGGCAGCGCCGTCCGTTAACCTACGAAGTGCGCCTGGGCGACGAAAGGATCACGGGCAGCGTGCCCGTGTCCTCACGCGGACTGAAAGTACAGAACCTCAACTTGGCCCCGGAAATCGCCGCCAGGCGGCAGGACCCGAAACGCGTCGAGGAAGAGGCGCTGGTCGAGAAAGCCTACGCACGCCGGACACCGCAGGCCTGGTCGAGGCCGTTTCTGGGCGTGCCGGGGGTTCGCGTCGTCACGTCGCAGTTCGGCCAGCCGCGCCGCTACACCAAGGACGAGGAGCTCAAGTACCACTACGGTACCGATTACGCGGCGCCCACTGGCAGCCCGGTCCAGGCGCTCAACGACGGTACGGTGGTGGTGGCCGGAATGTACCCTGCCCGAGGTGGCCTGGTGGCCATCGATCATGGTGCGGGCGTCGTGAGCATGTATTTTCACCAGTCGAAGCTGCAAGTGAAGGTCGGCGATCAGGTCACGCGCGGCCAGATCATCGGACAGGTCGGCTCGACCGGCATCTCCAATGGTCCTCACCTGCATCTGGAAGTGCGTGTGCGCGGCGAGGCGGTCAATCCGGCGGCATTGTTCAACCGGATGCTGCCGTGA
- a CDS encoding DUF1844 domain-containing protein, producing the protein MPHPEFIGLVQSLLATAEAALGEFTPTTARARNDGLLETPQRARQTAERSLRLLTMLAEKTRGNLDRTEAELLTEAIASIRSRLAS; encoded by the coding sequence ATGCCTCATCCTGAATTCATCGGTCTTGTGCAAAGCTTGCTGGCCACGGCCGAAGCTGCCCTGGGCGAATTTACTCCCACCACGGCGCGGGCGCGCAACGACGGCCTGCTGGAAACGCCGCAACGCGCGCGCCAGACCGCCGAGCGCAGCCTGCGTCTGCTGACCATGCTGGCCGAAAAAACCCGGGGCAATCTGGACCGCACCGAAGCAGAACTGCTCACCGAGGCCATAGCTTCCATTCGGTCCCGGCTGGCGTCATGA
- a CDS encoding pyridoxal-phosphate-dependent aminotransferase family protein, protein MSSHDLQPGPSSRPSEPVGALLRPRLLAPGPVETDPRTMLSLAQPQIHHRTPEARAIVQEARDRLRRLLGAPSWEVLIMTSSGTGAFETALLGLVPEGAPVLVASAGKFGERWGEMARAFGYVVSSVKKPWGESLDPQEVAAACGGMRALLITHSETSTGALHDLGAIARAAKQVNPELLIIVDAVTSYGVAELRPEEWDLDTVISGSQKAVAGPPGLGFVFLSPRAVSRLGGHTHRYYFDARKELASQQKGETAQTPAINLIASLSSSTERLLSVPLDVLWAEKARLNAALLAAGEALGCRPFASRPSPAVAALVPPEGISGKQVAGALASLGARAAAGQAPHQDDLFRISMMGYFDRYDALGAAGLLEDALVSLGAAVTRGAAVSRAWSVLSS, encoded by the coding sequence GTGTCCAGCCATGACCTTCAGCCCGGCCCTTCTTCCAGGCCCTCCGAACCTGTCGGGGCGCTGCTCCGTCCACGGCTGCTGGCTCCCGGTCCGGTTGAGACCGATCCTCGCACGATGCTGAGCCTGGCGCAGCCGCAAATTCACCACCGCACGCCCGAAGCGCGCGCCATCGTGCAAGAAGCGCGTGACCGACTGCGTCGGCTGCTGGGCGCGCCTTCCTGGGAAGTGCTGATCATGACGTCAAGTGGCACGGGCGCCTTCGAGACGGCGCTGCTGGGGCTGGTGCCCGAGGGCGCGCCAGTACTGGTCGCTTCGGCGGGCAAATTCGGCGAGCGCTGGGGTGAGATGGCCCGGGCGTTCGGGTATGTGGTGAGTAGCGTCAAAAAACCCTGGGGTGAAAGCCTCGACCCGCAGGAAGTCGCGGCCGCCTGCGGCGGCATGCGCGCGTTGCTGATCACCCATTCTGAAACCAGCACCGGCGCCCTGCATGACCTGGGCGCGATTGCGCGCGCCGCGAAGCAGGTCAATCCAGAACTGCTGATCATTGTGGACGCCGTGACCAGCTACGGCGTGGCGGAGCTGCGACCCGAGGAGTGGGACCTGGACACGGTCATCAGTGGTTCGCAGAAGGCCGTCGCGGGGCCGCCGGGGCTGGGTTTTGTCTTTCTGTCGCCGCGCGCCGTATCACGGTTGGGCGGTCACACGCACCGCTATTACTTCGATGCCCGCAAGGAACTCGCGTCGCAGCAGAAAGGAGAGACGGCGCAGACCCCGGCCATCAACCTGATTGCCAGCCTCAGCAGCAGCACCGAGCGGCTGCTCAGCGTGCCGCTGGACGTGTTGTGGGCAGAAAAGGCCCGCCTGAATGCGGCGTTGCTGGCGGCAGGTGAAGCGCTCGGTTGCCGTCCCTTTGCCTCGCGGCCCAGCCCGGCAGTCGCGGCGCTCGTGCCTCCCGAAGGTATAAGCGGCAAACAGGTCGCCGGCGCGCTCGCCTCTCTCGGTGCGCGCGCAGCGGCTGGCCAGGCGCCCCATCAGGACGACCTCTTCCGCATCTCGATGATGGGCTACTTCGACCGATACGACGCGTTGGGTGCAGCCGGGCTCCTGGAAGACGCCCTCGTGAGTCTGGGCGCGGCGGTGACCCGGGGAGCGGCCGTGAGCCGTGCCTGGAGCGTGCTGTCGAGCTGA
- the serA gene encoding phosphoglycerate dehydrogenase gives MHAATQNEERTRNEDAVKLQRVLICDEMNPGELDHPGFVIDYVPNMPRADVLARLPEYDALITRSRTRVDAELLAAGPRLKVVGRGGVGVDNIDLDAASRRGVLILNAPESNNVSAAELALAHLLAAARGLTRSDAHTRAGGWDRKYLGIELKDKRLGIVGLGRIGSIVASRAQGMRMQVVAFDPYIGQANFERLEVARAETLAELLSQVDFLTVHTPLTDETRGMIGATELALLKPGAIVVNAARGGIVDEEALAQALTSGHLFGAGIDVFVDEPPRPDHPLLHAPNLGITAHLGANTFEAQERVGAEIVDRVLAALRGDVSRGAVNAPALDARTREALGSYLDLGEKLGKILGQLLPGASELEVEFHGSLPGDSAPIVTSVLIGYLSGVTDEVPNLINARAIAKERGLRVLTREGQESEFYQSEILVSAREGERRRRVGGTVFGTLPRLTRLRNFRVEVAPEGFILILSNRDRPGAVAKLSTLLGNWGVNIAGMALGRAEKGGEALFTLTLDDALTPEQLDEIRALDVIDSAYLVRV, from the coding sequence ATGCACGCCGCCACCCAGAACGAGGAACGCACCCGCAACGAGGATGCCGTGAAGCTTCAGCGCGTTTTGATCTGCGATGAAATGAATCCAGGTGAACTCGATCATCCCGGTTTCGTCATCGACTACGTGCCGAACATGCCACGCGCCGACGTGCTGGCCCGGTTGCCCGAGTACGACGCGCTGATCACCCGCTCGCGCACCCGGGTCGATGCAGAGTTGCTCGCAGCGGGGCCTCGCCTGAAAGTGGTCGGGCGTGGTGGTGTGGGTGTCGATAACATCGACCTCGACGCGGCGTCACGGCGCGGTGTGCTGATCCTCAACGCGCCCGAATCGAACAATGTCAGTGCTGCCGAACTGGCGCTCGCGCACCTGCTGGCAGCGGCACGCGGCCTGACGCGCAGCGACGCGCATACCCGCGCGGGCGGTTGGGATCGCAAGTACCTGGGCATCGAACTGAAAGACAAGCGCCTGGGCATCGTGGGCCTGGGGCGCATCGGTTCGATCGTCGCCTCGCGCGCGCAGGGGATGCGCATGCAGGTGGTGGCGTTTGACCCATACATCGGGCAAGCTAACTTCGAGCGTCTGGAGGTCGCGCGCGCCGAAACGCTGGCGGAATTGCTTTCGCAGGTCGACTTCCTGACGGTGCACACGCCCCTCACGGACGAGACGCGTGGCATGATCGGTGCGACCGAACTGGCCCTGCTGAAGCCTGGAGCAATCGTAGTGAACGCGGCGCGTGGCGGCATCGTCGACGAGGAGGCCCTGGCGCAGGCCCTCACGAGCGGGCACCTGTTCGGTGCCGGGATCGACGTCTTCGTCGACGAGCCACCCCGACCTGACCATCCCCTGCTGCACGCTCCGAACCTCGGCATCACCGCCCACCTGGGCGCCAACACCTTCGAAGCGCAGGAACGTGTCGGGGCTGAGATCGTCGATCGCGTGCTCGCGGCCCTCAGGGGAGACGTGTCGCGCGGAGCGGTCAACGCGCCCGCCCTGGACGCCAGGACCCGCGAAGCGCTCGGTAGTTACCTCGATCTGGGTGAAAAGCTCGGCAAGATCCTGGGTCAGCTGCTTCCGGGAGCTTCCGAACTCGAAGTGGAGTTTCACGGTAGCCTGCCGGGAGACTCCGCGCCCATTGTCACGAGCGTGCTGATCGGCTACCTCAGCGGCGTCACGGACGAGGTGCCCAATCTGATCAACGCGCGCGCGATTGCCAAGGAGCGGGGTCTGCGCGTCCTGACACGTGAAGGACAGGAAAGCGAGTTCTACCAGAGCGAAATACTCGTGAGCGCCCGGGAGGGTGAGCGAAGGCGCCGGGTGGGTGGAACGGTGTTTGGTACCTTGCCGCGCCTGACCCGCCTGCGCAATTTCCGTGTCGAAGTCGCGCCGGAGGGCTTCATCCTGATTCTCTCCAACCGCGACCGGCCCGGCGCGGTCGCCAAGCTGTCGACCCTGCTGGGCAACTGGGGCGTGAACATCGCCGGCATGGCACTGGGTCGCGCCGAGAAGGGCGGGGAGGCATTGTTCACCCTGACCCTCGACGACGCGCTGACACCCGAGCAACTCGACGAGATTCGCGCGCTTGACGTGATCGATTCGGCGTACCTGGTCCGGGTCTGA
- the dtd gene encoding D-aminoacyl-tRNA deacylase, whose translation MKALLQRVARASVRVDGQLVGQVGQGLLILLGVGQGDAPEQAHKLAEKIARLRIFSDDAGKMNLSIVQVGGAVLSVSQFTLYADTRKGNRPSFVDAAAPEQGRALYQIFNEALRAQLLQVEEGIFGADMQVELVNDGPVTVLLEA comes from the coding sequence GTGAAGGCCTTGTTGCAGCGTGTCGCGCGTGCCAGCGTCCGGGTCGACGGTCAGCTGGTGGGTCAGGTGGGTCAGGGGTTGCTGATTCTGCTGGGCGTCGGGCAAGGTGACGCTCCCGAGCAGGCGCACAAGCTGGCCGAGAAAATTGCGCGGCTGCGAATTTTTTCCGATGACGCGGGCAAGATGAACCTCAGCATCGTCCAGGTCGGTGGGGCGGTGCTGTCGGTGTCGCAATTCACCCTTTACGCGGACACCCGCAAGGGCAACCGGCCCAGCTTCGTGGACGCGGCGGCGCCCGAACAGGGCCGGGCCCTCTACCAGATCTTCAACGAAGCCCTGCGCGCGCAACTGCTCCAGGTCGAGGAAGGCATTTTCGGCGCCGACATGCAGGTGGAACTGGTGAACGACGGACCGGTCACCGTGCTGCTCGAAGCCTGA
- a CDS encoding C40 family peptidase, whose amino-acid sequence MIAVRALLFAAGAMFSIASADTYKVKAGDTLYNVARIHNMDPAELMTLNKLPSTTIQVGQELKVTGTGAAPPKVQSAPAAPINTQNARSQNKNGVVRAAAMRFMGIPYQLGASGGKAIDCSAFTRAVMQQIGVLLPRTTREQFNKGTPVAREDLRSGDLVFFNTLGNGISHVGIYLGNGQFAHANSYLGRTTIDDISGVYYRFRYVGARRVLPSS is encoded by the coding sequence ATGATTGCCGTACGGGCCCTCCTCTTCGCTGCAGGAGCAATGTTCTCGATTGCCTCAGCAGATACCTATAAAGTCAAGGCGGGTGACACGCTTTACAACGTCGCCCGAATCCACAACATGGATCCGGCCGAGCTGATGACCCTCAACAAGCTGCCGTCGACGACCATTCAGGTCGGACAGGAGCTCAAGGTCACCGGAACAGGCGCCGCCCCACCGAAAGTGCAGTCCGCTCCGGCGGCACCCATCAACACCCAGAACGCCAGATCCCAAAACAAAAACGGGGTCGTCCGCGCTGCGGCCATGCGTTTCATGGGCATTCCCTACCAACTGGGCGCCAGCGGCGGCAAGGCCATCGACTGCTCGGCGTTTACCCGCGCAGTCATGCAACAGATCGGCGTCCTGCTGCCCCGCACCACCCGCGAACAGTTCAACAAGGGAACACCGGTTGCCCGGGAAGATCTCCGCTCGGGTGATCTGGTATTCTTCAACACCCTTGGCAACGGTATTTCCCACGTCGGCATCTATCTGGGCAACGGACAGTTCGCGCACGCCAACTCGTACCTCGGGCGCACGACCATCGACGACATCAGCGGTGTGTACTACCGCTTTCGTTATGTAGGCGCACGCCGCGTTCTTCCCAGCAGCTGA
- a CDS encoding outer membrane lipoprotein carrier protein LolA, protein MKKPLPFALALMVFASLGAAFAQSASEVVAKVQATQKSLKDVSFKVSGTATLDAGAQKLDFDVQAIPSQNVARINFNAPDALADNVVVVDNKKVRNYLYLTNQITEQDAARSASAGGFDFDFSQLADATTLLTSRYDVKLLETQTQNGTKVYLLEGTSKNGATERQRLWITEQGWRPVRSQVLNGAGKVISDLNITNYKTNSGLTAARLRALPKDAEVIRR, encoded by the coding sequence GTGAAAAAACCTTTGCCTTTCGCGTTGGCGCTGATGGTGTTCGCATCGCTCGGTGCGGCGTTCGCTCAGAGCGCCTCTGAAGTCGTCGCCAAAGTACAGGCGACCCAGAAAAGCCTCAAGGATGTGAGTTTCAAGGTCAGCGGCACCGCCACGCTCGACGCGGGCGCGCAGAAGCTGGATTTTGACGTTCAGGCCATTCCCTCGCAGAACGTGGCGCGGATCAACTTCAATGCCCCCGATGCCCTCGCCGATAACGTCGTCGTAGTGGACAACAAGAAGGTGCGCAATTACCTGTACCTCACCAACCAGATCACTGAGCAGGACGCTGCGCGCAGCGCCTCGGCCGGGGGTTTCGATTTCGACTTCTCCCAACTCGCTGACGCCACGACGCTGCTGACCAGCCGTTACGACGTGAAGCTGCTCGAAACCCAGACGCAGAACGGCACCAAGGTGTACCTGCTCGAGGGCACTTCCAAGAATGGCGCGACCGAGCGCCAGCGGCTGTGGATTACCGAGCAGGGCTGGCGCCCGGTGCGCTCGCAGGTGCTCAACGGCGCGGGCAAGGTGATTTCGGACCTGAACATCACCAACTACAAGACCAACAGCGGTCTGACGGCGGCGCGGCTGCGGGCTTTGCCCAAGGACGCCGAGGTCATTCGGCGCTGA
- the xth gene encoding exodeoxyribonuclease III, with protein MKIASWNVNSLNVRLPQVLAWLQEHRPDVLALQETKLEDARFPVAVFEELGYCAVYSGQKTYNGVALLSRTPLTEVQIGIPQYTDEQRRVVAATLAGVRVVCLYVPNGQAVGSAKYHYKLEWLSHVRTWLEEELARHTRLAVVGDLNIAPEDRDVHDPRRWEGQVLVSGPERAAFQSLLDLGLQDALRLSPQSEGIFSWWNYGALAFRRNWGLRIDHVLLSGELARECRACWVDRQPRGNERPSDHAPVVAEFA; from the coding sequence GTGAAAATCGCTTCCTGGAACGTCAATTCACTCAATGTGCGTTTGCCGCAGGTGCTGGCCTGGCTGCAAGAACACCGTCCCGACGTGCTTGCGCTGCAGGAGACCAAGCTGGAAGACGCCCGCTTTCCAGTCGCGGTGTTTGAAGAACTGGGCTACTGCGCCGTCTACTCGGGACAGAAAACCTACAACGGGGTCGCGCTCCTGTCCCGGACACCGCTGACAGAAGTGCAGATTGGAATTCCGCAGTACACCGACGAGCAGCGGCGGGTCGTGGCAGCGACGCTGGCGGGAGTCCGGGTGGTGTGCCTGTACGTTCCCAACGGTCAGGCGGTCGGATCGGCAAAATACCACTACAAACTGGAGTGGCTGTCTCACGTGCGGACCTGGCTGGAAGAAGAACTTGCCCGTCACACACGGCTCGCGGTTGTGGGAGACCTCAACATCGCTCCCGAGGACCGCGACGTCCACGATCCCCGGCGCTGGGAAGGTCAGGTTCTGGTGAGCGGGCCCGAACGCGCCGCCTTTCAGTCGCTGCTGGACCTGGGCCTGCAGGACGCCCTGCGCCTTTCACCACAGTCAGAGGGGATATTCAGCTGGTGGAATTACGGTGCCTTGGCCTTTCGGCGCAACTGGGGCTTGCGCATCGATCACGTCCTCCTCTCCGGGGAACTGGCTCGGGAGTGCCGGGCGTGCTGGGTCGACCGGCAGCCGCGCGGCAACGAGCGTCCCTCGGATCACGCTCCGGTGGTGGCCGAGTTCGCCTGA